The following are encoded in a window of Desulfopila inferna genomic DNA:
- the recN gene encoding DNA repair protein RecN, whose amino-acid sequence MLCELKVENLALIESLHLSFDPDDSAALVVMTGETGAGKSIMLRAIKMLTGDRAQADWVRSGAKQCTVEALFEVSPSHRQLLGKLSAGGFGDETTVIIKRVISDKGRSRIYINSSLATAKVVRELTDYLINVASQHDHQQLLQPHLHLDFLDTLGEHWWERTELGELYKTYRSRSAELADLKKQEQDKEQKRDFLRYQLSEIEEAALQPGEDEELAVEKKKLKNSGSLIKISQESYRIFSSTVSDELNLIRKNMEQIAELDGDALALTESISGYCFQAEDMIMELRQYRDSLESDPYRLEQVTGRIDLVQRMKRKYGETIELVLQCAREAEVELERLDNLESQLTELEQEVKRLRAELIQKARELSTKRKATAEHIEDAMEKELHSLAFNQAAVEVRWQGIAGSVDEIGPAGWDKVEFYFSANPGEPSRPLAKIASGGELSRLMLALKCLLARKDMVETVVFDEVDAGIGGEAAEAVARKIQELAGHHQVFCITHLPQIAARGTAHFRVHKSVNGGRTLSLITALSEGEREIEVARMLAGDSPTDQTHAWARELLTKSQLLQTGDPVENTDPPS is encoded by the coding sequence ATGTTATGTGAACTGAAAGTTGAGAATCTCGCTCTCATCGAGTCGCTTCATCTATCTTTTGATCCCGATGACAGTGCGGCACTTGTGGTGATGACAGGTGAGACCGGTGCGGGTAAATCCATCATGCTCCGCGCCATTAAAATGCTCACCGGCGACAGAGCACAGGCGGACTGGGTCCGCAGCGGCGCGAAACAGTGCACGGTCGAGGCGTTGTTCGAAGTGAGCCCCAGTCACAGGCAATTGCTCGGTAAACTCTCCGCGGGGGGATTCGGTGATGAGACCACGGTGATTATCAAGCGGGTCATCTCCGATAAAGGGCGCAGCCGGATTTATATCAATAGTTCCCTGGCCACCGCCAAAGTGGTACGGGAGCTTACTGACTATCTCATCAATGTTGCCAGTCAACATGATCATCAACAGCTTCTCCAGCCGCATCTTCACCTCGACTTTCTTGATACTCTCGGTGAGCACTGGTGGGAGCGGACTGAGCTGGGAGAGCTCTATAAAACCTATCGGAGCCGAAGTGCCGAGCTGGCTGATCTGAAAAAACAGGAACAGGACAAGGAGCAGAAACGCGACTTTCTCAGATATCAGCTCAGCGAAATAGAGGAGGCCGCCCTGCAGCCGGGTGAAGATGAAGAGCTGGCCGTTGAGAAAAAGAAGCTGAAAAATTCCGGCAGCCTGATAAAAATCAGCCAGGAATCTTACAGGATATTCTCATCGACAGTGTCGGATGAACTGAACCTGATCAGGAAAAACATGGAGCAGATAGCCGAGCTTGATGGAGATGCCCTTGCTTTGACCGAAAGTATCAGTGGTTATTGTTTCCAGGCTGAAGACATGATAATGGAACTGCGGCAGTATCGCGACTCATTGGAAAGCGATCCTTATCGTCTGGAACAGGTCACCGGACGGATCGACCTGGTCCAGAGAATGAAGCGCAAGTATGGTGAAACCATAGAGCTGGTTCTGCAATGCGCCAGGGAAGCGGAGGTCGAGTTGGAACGTTTGGACAATCTGGAAAGCCAACTCACCGAGCTGGAGCAGGAAGTAAAAAGGCTGCGCGCTGAGCTCATCCAAAAAGCCCGGGAACTCAGCACAAAAAGAAAGGCCACTGCAGAGCATATTGAAGATGCCATGGAGAAAGAACTTCATTCTCTTGCTTTTAACCAGGCGGCAGTCGAGGTGCGGTGGCAGGGAATTGCCGGGAGTGTCGACGAAATCGGGCCTGCCGGCTGGGACAAGGTTGAATTTTATTTCTCCGCTAATCCCGGTGAGCCTTCCCGACCGCTTGCCAAAATAGCCTCCGGCGGAGAATTGTCCCGCCTGATGCTTGCCCTCAAATGTCTGCTCGCCCGCAAGGATATGGTTGAGACCGTGGTCTTTGATGAAGTTGATGCGGGCATCGGCGGGGAAGCTGCGGAAGCCGTCGCCAGGAAAATTCAGGAACTGGCTGGTCACCATCAGGTTTTCTGCATCACTCATCTCCCGCAGATTGCCGCGCGGGGGACTGCTCATTTTCGTGTGCACAAGAGCGTCAACGGTGGCCGTACGCTGTCGTTGATCACCGCGCTTTCCGAAGGAGAGCGTGAAATAGAAGTTGCCCGGATGCTGGCGGGAGATTCCCCTACCGATCAGACCCACGCCTGGGCCCGTGAATTACTAACAAAAAGCCAACTGCTACAGACAGGAGATCCGGTCGAAAATACCGATCCGCCGTCATAG
- a CDS encoding deoxyguanosinetriphosphate triphosphohydrolase family protein: MSDLLDILNDLNAAEQHSLSPAATNSVDAVRRNEEEKTGHRQSFSLDADRILHSRAYSRYIDKTQVFCLVSNDHITHRILHVQLVSRIARTIARFLYLNEDLAEAIALGHDIGHPPFGHEGENFLSEICERHGLSPFQHNIQSVRFLDALERKGKGWNLTLQTLDGILCHDGEIHAKQLTSASISDFSDFERKLKAKEKDRSLNLVPMTLEACVVRLADTVAYIGRDIEDAIILGLIKRSDIPTHCREVLGETNGTIVYSLVTDLIASSSVPKPGEYGFTGIPRVGFSEKVSEALYQLKQFNYTHIYLNPVTKQYIPLVKNCYEKLFASFLDHLKKDRNRFSPQVDLMTDMGETYRRKHSPEAMVRDFIAGMTDDFFLQQAAKIGCKIPRKQ; the protein is encoded by the coding sequence ATGTCTGATTTACTAGATATACTTAACGACTTGAATGCGGCTGAACAACACAGCCTTTCACCCGCGGCGACTAATTCGGTCGATGCCGTGAGGAGAAACGAGGAGGAAAAAACCGGTCACAGGCAATCCTTTTCACTTGATGCCGACAGAATATTGCACTCACGCGCCTATTCCCGGTACATCGACAAGACCCAGGTATTCTGCCTGGTTTCCAATGATCACATCACCCACAGGATTCTTCACGTTCAGCTGGTCTCCAGAATTGCCAGGACAATAGCCCGCTTTCTCTACCTCAACGAAGATCTGGCCGAAGCAATCGCTCTGGGACATGATATCGGTCATCCGCCGTTTGGGCATGAGGGTGAGAATTTTCTCTCGGAAATATGCGAACGCCATGGTCTCTCGCCTTTCCAGCACAATATTCAGTCCGTCCGTTTCCTCGACGCTCTGGAGAGGAAGGGAAAAGGCTGGAACCTTACCCTGCAGACCCTTGACGGCATACTCTGTCACGATGGAGAAATCCATGCGAAACAACTGACTTCCGCCTCCATCTCCGATTTCAGCGATTTCGAGAGAAAACTCAAGGCCAAGGAGAAGGATCGGAGCCTGAACCTTGTGCCGATGACCCTGGAAGCCTGCGTGGTTCGGCTGGCGGATACCGTGGCCTATATCGGCAGAGATATTGAAGATGCCATCATTCTGGGACTTATCAAACGTTCCGACATTCCCACCCACTGCAGGGAAGTACTTGGCGAAACCAACGGCACCATTGTCTACTCCCTGGTGACGGATCTCATAGCCTCAAGTTCCGTGCCGAAACCCGGCGAATACGGTTTTACCGGGATACCTCGAGTGGGCTTTTCCGAAAAGGTCTCCGAGGCGCTCTATCAACTCAAACAATTCAACTATACCCATATCTACCTCAACCCCGTGACTAAGCAGTATATTCCACTTGTGAAAAACTGTTACGAGAAACTCTTTGCCTCTTTTCTCGACCACCTGAAAAAGGACAGGAACAGATTTTCTCCTCAGGTTGATCTGATGACGGATATGGGTGAGACCTATCGCAGAAAACACTCCCCCGAGGCAATGGTCAGGGATTTCATAGCCGGAATGACAGATGACTTTTTTCTTCAACAGGCTGCCAAGATTGGTTGTAAAATACCCCGAAAACAATGA
- a CDS encoding chloride channel protein yields the protein MKLKYSSLIPGENTRIIFIAAFIGVMAGLLNIIFRTVVDFTNEVFLVGGSELLNIDQGGWNLLLLPLIPISGMILLIPLSLLFPGEVNGYGFTKFLRKVNLEGGYIKARTIVLKILSTALTIGTGNSAGVEGPIAQIGGAMGSQVGQFFRVSGNRRKVYIAAGCAGGIAGMFNAPIAGVFFASEIVLLGTFEVSSFAALVVASSMSTVLTRAYYGAHPAFFIPEYTLVNPYVEIPLYAIMAVIMGVVAVFHIRIFYFVRDKYLQWKIHPLLKPISGALLIGIIGIGFPQVMGDRYDFVEDVLHGEGAFRLLFALVFLKIFATAITLGSGGAGGVFAPALFIGAMLGSTFGSVANKFVPTMTADPGTYATVGIGAFLAASTHAPMTAIFLLFEMTGNYLIIVPLMLTSIIGTMVARTFNKDSIDTVDFSREGIDIHEGREAAVMKSLRVGAAMTEDVDYISERANINQLFEIFRMAKRSFYFPVVDDSGKLTGIVSMQDIKNLIHSDYRDRVGQLVGSICNRNVIFLTHDDTLYTAMKVFDVKGIEEIPVVDDRESRWVIGMIKRRNVIAVYNREVLNRGISEKVESINFTHG from the coding sequence ATGAAGCTCAAATACTCAAGCCTTATTCCCGGTGAAAATACCCGAATCATCTTCATTGCCGCCTTTATAGGCGTGATGGCGGGTCTTCTCAATATCATTTTCCGCACCGTCGTCGATTTTACCAATGAGGTATTTCTGGTGGGCGGAAGCGAACTCCTCAACATCGACCAGGGCGGCTGGAATCTTCTGCTGCTGCCGCTGATCCCTATTTCGGGTATGATTCTGCTGATCCCGCTCTCCCTTCTCTTTCCCGGCGAGGTCAATGGATATGGGTTCACCAAATTTCTGCGCAAGGTTAATCTCGAGGGCGGCTACATCAAAGCCCGAACCATCGTCCTGAAGATCCTCTCTACCGCTTTAACCATCGGCACCGGCAACTCCGCCGGAGTGGAGGGCCCCATAGCTCAGATCGGCGGGGCCATGGGTTCTCAGGTGGGCCAGTTTTTCAGGGTCTCGGGCAACCGCAGGAAGGTTTACATCGCCGCGGGCTGTGCCGGAGGCATTGCCGGTATGTTCAACGCCCCCATCGCAGGGGTGTTTTTCGCCTCGGAAATTGTCTTGCTGGGCACCTTTGAGGTATCTTCCTTCGCTGCCCTGGTTGTTGCCTCCTCCATGTCGACGGTTCTTACCCGCGCGTACTACGGCGCCCATCCGGCCTTTTTTATCCCGGAATATACCCTGGTCAACCCCTATGTCGAGATTCCTCTCTATGCGATCATGGCCGTTATTATGGGAGTGGTCGCGGTCTTCCATATCCGGATTTTTTACTTTGTGCGCGACAAATATCTTCAATGGAAAATTCATCCTCTGCTCAAGCCAATCAGCGGTGCTTTGTTGATCGGCATCATCGGTATCGGCTTTCCTCAGGTCATGGGCGACCGCTATGATTTTGTCGAGGATGTTCTGCATGGCGAAGGTGCCTTCCGGCTTCTTTTCGCCCTCGTTTTCCTGAAAATTTTTGCCACCGCCATCACTCTGGGATCGGGTGGCGCAGGCGGCGTTTTCGCACCTGCCCTTTTTATCGGCGCCATGCTCGGCAGCACCTTCGGCTCGGTGGCCAACAAATTTGTGCCGACGATGACGGCAGATCCCGGCACCTATGCCACGGTGGGAATCGGCGCCTTTCTCGCCGCCTCGACCCACGCCCCGATGACCGCCATTTTCCTTCTTTTTGAGATGACCGGCAATTACCTGATCATCGTTCCGCTGATGCTCACCTCGATCATCGGCACCATGGTGGCGCGCACCTTTAACAAAGACTCGATCGATACTGTCGATTTCAGCCGCGAAGGCATCGATATCCATGAAGGCCGTGAGGCCGCCGTTATGAAATCACTGCGTGTCGGCGCGGCGATGACCGAAGATGTCGATTATATCAGCGAACGTGCCAACATCAATCAGCTCTTCGAGATCTTCCGCATGGCCAAGAGAAGCTTCTATTTTCCGGTAGTGGATGATTCGGGCAAACTGACCGGTATCGTCTCGATGCAGGATATCAAAAACCTGATCCACAGCGATTACCGTGACCGCGTCGGTCAGTTGGTGGGCTCGATATGCAACAGAAATGTTATCTTTCTCACCCATGACGACACACTCTATACGGCAATGAAGGTTTTTGACGTCAAAGGCATAGAAGAAATACCCGTGGTGGATGACCGCGAGAGCAGATGGGTCATCGGCATGATCAAGCGCAGAAATGTGATAGCTGTTTATAACCGGGAAGTTCTCAACCGCGGCATCAGCGAAAAGGTGGAGTCCATCAATTTCACCCATGGCTGA
- the pstB gene encoding phosphate ABC transporter ATP-binding protein PstB: MEEQRLPVGQPFVESPRMTCRNVGVYYDGKSAIRHVNIDVGRNEVLAMIGPSGCGKTTFLRCLNRMNDTVAGCRVEGSILLDGMDIYGKSVDVVPLRARIGMVFQKPNPFPKSIYDNVAYGPRIHGLTTSAAELDEVVENSLRRAGLWEEVKDRLQQPGTGLSGGQQQRLCIARAIAVSPEVILMDEPCSALDPIATAKIEELIAELREQFSIVIVTHAMQQASRVSQRTAYFHLGDLMEVGATTRIFTNPRHKLTEDYITGRFG, translated from the coding sequence ATGGAGGAGCAGCGATTACCTGTGGGCCAACCTTTCGTTGAATCCCCCCGAATGACCTGCCGGAATGTAGGTGTCTATTATGACGGGAAAAGTGCGATACGTCATGTCAACATTGATGTCGGACGCAATGAAGTACTGGCCATGATAGGGCCTTCCGGCTGCGGCAAAACTACGTTTTTGCGCTGTCTCAACAGGATGAATGACACCGTCGCCGGCTGCCGGGTTGAAGGGAGCATACTCCTGGACGGCATGGATATTTATGGTAAGTCCGTCGATGTCGTTCCTCTTCGTGCCAGGATCGGCATGGTTTTCCAGAAACCCAATCCCTTCCCGAAATCAATCTACGATAATGTCGCCTACGGACCGCGCATTCACGGATTGACCACCAGTGCGGCAGAGCTGGATGAGGTTGTGGAGAATTCCCTGAGGCGTGCCGGATTATGGGAAGAGGTGAAGGACCGGCTGCAACAGCCGGGAACAGGTCTGTCAGGCGGTCAGCAGCAAAGGCTGTGCATTGCCAGGGCCATAGCGGTGAGCCCCGAGGTCATTCTCATGGATGAGCCCTGCTCGGCGCTGGACCCTATCGCCACTGCCAAAATCGAGGAGCTTATTGCCGAGTTGAGGGAGCAGTTTTCCATAGTCATCGTTACTCATGCCATGCAGCAGGCTTCCCGGGTATCGCAGCGTACAGCCTATTTCCATCTTGGCGATCTGATGGAGGTCGGCGCCACCACGAGGATTTTCACCAATCCCCGTCACAAGCTGACAGAGGATTATATCACCGGGAGGTTCGGGTAA
- a CDS encoding PstS family phosphate ABC transporter substrate-binding protein — MKVKSIIAAGVFSLSLMGVNGAHAARDYISIVGSSTVYPFATVVAENFGKSSSFKTPKIESTGSGGGFKLFCAGVGVSHPDITNASRAVKSSELEKCAANGVKDVVEVKIGYDGIVLANSKETERMELSRKDIFLALAKEVPDPQNPEKLISNPYMTWKDVNASLPATKIEVLGPPPTSGTRDAFVELAMEGGAKTFANLAALSKSDKKAFKNIAHTLREDGAYIEAGENDNLIVQKVQANPAALGIFGFSFLDQNTDVIQGSTVDGKAPTFDNIAEGEYPVSRPLFFYVKKAHMDVIPGINAFLAEFTSEKAWGDEGYLTDKGMIPMPVEERKEYADNVKNLKTIEIQ; from the coding sequence ATGAAAGTAAAAAGCATTATTGCAGCAGGTGTATTCTCACTGTCCCTTATGGGCGTGAATGGTGCCCATGCGGCACGTGACTACATTTCGATCGTCGGTTCCTCAACCGTATATCCTTTCGCCACGGTTGTTGCGGAGAATTTTGGTAAATCGAGTTCATTTAAAACCCCGAAAATCGAATCCACCGGCTCTGGCGGCGGCTTCAAGCTCTTCTGTGCCGGAGTGGGCGTCTCCCATCCCGACATCACCAATGCCTCCCGCGCGGTAAAAAGTTCGGAGCTGGAAAAATGTGCGGCAAACGGCGTCAAGGATGTTGTTGAAGTAAAAATCGGCTATGACGGCATTGTGCTGGCCAACTCCAAAGAGACAGAGCGTATGGAATTAAGCCGCAAGGATATCTTCCTGGCACTGGCCAAAGAGGTACCGGATCCTCAAAATCCGGAGAAACTGATCAGTAATCCGTATATGACCTGGAAAGATGTCAATGCATCCCTTCCTGCTACAAAAATCGAGGTTCTCGGTCCTCCTCCGACGTCCGGTACCCGTGATGCCTTTGTCGAACTGGCGATGGAAGGTGGAGCAAAAACATTCGCTAACCTGGCGGCGTTGAGTAAATCGGACAAAAAGGCATTCAAGAACATTGCCCACACCCTTCGTGAGGATGGGGCTTATATCGAGGCGGGCGAAAACGACAACCTTATCGTCCAGAAAGTGCAGGCCAACCCTGCCGCTCTGGGTATTTTCGGATTCTCCTTTCTCGATCAGAATACCGATGTTATCCAGGGTTCGACCGTGGACGGCAAGGCTCCGACTTTTGATAACATTGCCGAAGGTGAATATCCGGTATCCCGGCCGCTGTTCTTTTATGTAAAAAAGGCTCACATGGACGTTATCCCCGGAATAAACGCCTTTCTTGCGGAATTCACATCGGAGAAAGCCTGGGGTGATGAAGGATATCTTACCGACAAAGGCATGATCCCCATGCCGGTGGAAGAGCGAAAGGAATATGCCGACAATGTTAAGAATCTGAAAACTATCGAAATTCAATAA
- the pstA gene encoding phosphate ABC transporter permease PstA, producing the protein MNDHQHINATIQKGLHRRYRAERFFRKMGITAILSALLFLLFLFYSIISNGYSAFLQTYIALDISFDEEVFAHENLLAADFPGLVKQSLREEFPEVTSREEKRKLYHLVSPGAPYALRDLVASDPGLIGTSRTVWVPADDDVDMYMKGKIDPTMPQSQRRISDSQLEWIGSLETTGKIQKRFNTIFFASGDSREPELAGIMSALKGSVYMLLITLGLSFPIGVAAAVYLEEYAPNNRWTDLIEININNLAAVPSIIFGLLGLAVYINFFGLPRSTPIVGGLVLTLMTLPTIIIAGRASLKSVPPSIREAALGVGASKLQTIIHHVLPLALPGMLTGTIIGMAQALGETAPLLMIGMVAFIVDVPSSFTDPATALPVQIFLWSDSPERAFTERTSAAIMVLLAFLILMNATAVVLRKKFEIKW; encoded by the coding sequence ATGAATGATCACCAACATATTAACGCAACCATTCAGAAAGGGCTGCATCGGCGCTATCGTGCCGAGCGGTTCTTCCGCAAAATGGGAATTACCGCGATACTCTCGGCGCTGCTCTTTCTGCTGTTTCTTTTTTATTCCATTATCTCAAATGGCTACAGCGCTTTCCTGCAGACATATATCGCTCTGGACATCTCTTTTGACGAAGAGGTATTTGCCCATGAAAACCTCTTAGCCGCCGATTTTCCCGGGCTTGTCAAACAAAGTCTACGGGAAGAATTTCCCGAGGTTACTTCGCGGGAAGAAAAAAGGAAGCTCTACCATCTGGTAAGCCCCGGTGCCCCTTATGCCCTGCGGGACCTGGTGGCTTCAGATCCCGGTCTTATCGGCACCAGCCGGACCGTCTGGGTTCCGGCCGATGATGATGTCGACATGTATATGAAGGGGAAAATAGATCCGACCATGCCGCAATCCCAGAGGCGCATCTCCGACAGCCAGCTTGAGTGGATCGGCAGCCTGGAAACCACTGGAAAAATCCAAAAAAGGTTCAACACCATCTTTTTTGCTTCCGGAGATTCCCGGGAGCCTGAGCTGGCGGGCATAATGAGCGCTCTGAAGGGCTCTGTCTATATGCTTTTAATCACACTCGGCCTCTCCTTTCCCATTGGTGTCGCCGCAGCTGTATACCTTGAGGAATATGCACCGAATAACCGCTGGACCGACCTCATAGAGATCAACATCAACAATCTGGCAGCGGTACCATCCATTATTTTCGGACTTCTGGGACTCGCTGTTTACATAAACTTTTTTGGGTTGCCCAGATCAACGCCCATTGTCGGAGGGCTGGTATTAACCCTGATGACCCTGCCGACCATAATCATAGCGGGGCGTGCCTCGCTTAAATCGGTCCCTCCTTCAATTCGCGAGGCGGCTCTTGGTGTCGGAGCATCGAAGCTCCAGACCATAATTCACCATGTTCTGCCGCTTGCCTTGCCCGGCATGTTGACAGGGACAATTATCGGCATGGCTCAGGCACTCGGTGAAACGGCACCGCTGCTGATGATCGGCATGGTGGCCTTTATTGTCGATGTTCCCTCAAGTTTCACCGATCCCGCCACGGCACTGCCGGTGCAGATTTTTCTCTGGTCCGATAGTCCCGAACGTGCCTTCACCGAAAGAACATCGGCGGCGATCATGGTTCTGCTGGCCTTTCTTATACTCATGAACGCAACTGCAGTGGTGTTGCGGAAAAAATTTGAAATCAAATGGTAG
- the pstC gene encoding phosphate ABC transporter permease subunit PstC: protein MIYNYFIPLLLLLSYIVYVLGKTRALKFARTGTGGRVLHSLPGYHGIFAAIWCGLPALILYGIWQIIEPGILTSLITRSLPPESHDLSPARLGLIINDIKNAVAGDIIVGVDNVVVREAAHTYLNLQENFRSLISYILLAVICICSFYAYTKIKPALRARNIVETLVRYFLIGCSAIAILTTIGIVFSVLFEAIRFFKIIPVSDFLFGLDWSPQMAIREGQAGSSGAFGAVPVFAGTMLIALIAMMVAIPVGLMSAIYLSEYAAGNFRTIAKPLLEILAGIPTVVYGFFAALVVAPMIRDSGEVFGLNVASESALAAGVVMGVMIIPFVSSLSDDVIHAVPQTLRDSSYALGATKYETIRSVIIPAALPGIVGGVLLAVSRAIGETMIVVMAAGLSANLTANPFEAVTTVTVQIVTLLVGDQEFDSPKTLAAFALGLVLFVFTLILNFISLRVVRRYREQYE, encoded by the coding sequence ATGATCTATAACTACTTTATACCATTATTGCTGCTTCTCTCCTATATCGTCTATGTGTTAGGAAAGACCCGTGCGCTAAAATTTGCCCGGACAGGGACGGGCGGAAGAGTACTCCATTCCCTTCCCGGGTATCACGGGATTTTTGCAGCGATCTGGTGCGGTCTGCCGGCTCTTATACTTTACGGTATCTGGCAGATTATCGAGCCGGGCATTCTAACATCGCTCATCACCCGGAGTCTTCCTCCCGAATCTCATGATCTGTCACCTGCACGACTGGGCCTGATCATCAACGACATCAAAAATGCTGTGGCCGGAGATATTATTGTCGGCGTCGACAATGTCGTGGTCAGAGAGGCTGCCCATACCTATCTCAATCTACAGGAAAATTTCAGGTCGCTAATAAGCTATATATTACTGGCAGTGATCTGCATCTGCTCCTTTTATGCCTACACTAAAATCAAGCCTGCCCTAAGGGCGCGCAATATTGTGGAAACGCTGGTCCGATATTTTCTGATCGGTTGTTCGGCAATAGCCATACTGACAACCATCGGCATAGTGTTCTCCGTTCTTTTCGAGGCTATACGTTTCTTTAAAATTATTCCGGTCTCTGATTTTCTATTCGGCCTGGACTGGAGCCCGCAGATGGCAATCCGTGAAGGCCAGGCCGGCTCTTCCGGTGCCTTCGGGGCGGTGCCTGTATTTGCCGGCACCATGCTTATTGCCCTGATCGCCATGATGGTTGCTATTCCGGTTGGTCTGATGTCGGCTATCTATCTCTCTGAATATGCAGCCGGGAATTTTCGGACAATCGCCAAACCACTGCTTGAGATCCTCGCCGGAATCCCGACTGTTGTCTACGGTTTCTTCGCTGCTCTGGTTGTCGCCCCGATGATACGCGACTCCGGGGAGGTGTTCGGGTTGAACGTCGCTTCGGAAAGTGCACTGGCCGCCGGCGTGGTAATGGGCGTGATGATCATTCCCTTTGTCTCGTCTCTTTCCGATGACGTGATTCATGCCGTTCCGCAGACCCTTCGCGACAGCAGTTATGCTCTCGGCGCCACCAAATATGAAACCATCCGCAGCGTGATAATACCTGCAGCCCTTCCCGGAATCGTTGGAGGTGTCCTCCTCGCCGTTTCCAGGGCTATCGGGGAAACCATGATTGTGGTCATGGCGGCGGGGCTCTCGGCAAACCTGACGGCTAACCCATTTGAGGCGGTCACCACCGTTACCGTGCAGATTGTGACGCTGTTGGTTGGTGATCAGGAGTTTGACAGCCCCAAAACACTGGCGGCCTTCGCTCTTGGTCTGGTTCTTTTTGTTTTTACCCTCATTCTTAACTTTATCTCCCTGCGTGTTGTCAGAAGATACCGGGAACAATACGAATAG